GCTGTTGTGCTgagagcttgtagcgtcatacccaagaagaatcaaggctgtaatcgctgccaaaggtgcttcaacaaagcacttagtctagggtattgtgtgtaaattgatgagggggtaAAACTAATACTAAATAATAAAACTAAAGCCTAAATATTAATACTAAAGCCCCTTCCCTCAGCTGTTTATctttatggggcggcagggtagcctagtggttagagtgttgggctagtaaccggaaggttgcaagttcaaatccccgagctgacaaggtacaaatctgtcgttctgcccctgaacaggaagttaacccactgttcctaggccgtcattgaaaataagaatttgttcttaacggacttgcctagttaaataaaggtaaataaataaaaaacaaacaagttGTTTTTTTCTGTTCTTTTCTACCCCGAATCCCGGATTGTCCCTTTAATTTCAAGACTAAAGTAACAGTGTATTGAAATTACAAGCTGTGCCTTTAATAAGCTACCTTGCTGGTTAACTTTTTTCCTTCTCATCAAAAGATTTGCAAGAGCAAATAGCtgtctgagagacagggagatatcAACCAtggtctctcctagctgtctctCCTTAAATCTTCAGGGGAGGCATTTCTGGAGAGAGTGAGGAGTCCAACCAGAGACAGCACGTAGTTCATCACTTGTcacctgacagtgtgtgtgtgtgtgtgtgtgtgtgtgtgttccatcaaTCAGCAGTACTCTCTCAGCCCTCTACTCCCAAAGCTCATTACCTCACCATGACCAGGCTTGTTGTCAGTGAGAACCCCTTCAGCTAGCTATCTATCCAGCCGAGCTACAGGTCAATATATTCAGGTTCTGTCAATCAATAGAAAACATAGCTGTTGTGTGCCTTTTGAGATAGAGAGCGTGCGTGTGCGcgcaagagagagatagagtgcgaaagagagatacagagagcgagagagagtattCTGTGAGTGCAGTGTACACATTGTACCCAAACATTAACAGCAGACCACATCACAGTCTGACTCTGAACACTGCAGGGGCACAACAGACCACCTACAGCTGccagaggagatggatggagccaaaaacactaaggctgacacacacacacacatacacacacttcacCAGAGAGTTGTGTTGTTGTAGAGGTCAGGCTCAAATAAACTGCTTTTTTGGACCATCAAAAATACATTAAATGGAACCTATCTGGCAGAAATGCAACGTGTCTACTTTTCTAGCATGATACGCGGACCATTAATATTCTAATGTATAAATGGCCATTTTCCAAGTGCCAATAATGTCAACAGGGCTTCAGGTGATTCGAGTCCACAAAGCTGGAGGGACGTGGGCTGCACTTCGCTTCCTTCATCTATTTGCTCAATAAAACCGGTCGGGAATCCTGTAAAATTGGCAGGTTGACTGAGTACGCCACAAATGAAGTAGGGGATCAGACACATTCCAGGCCCCGGCAGTGAGTTGTGAATATGAGTTAAACAAAGAGAACGGAGTAATCATGTAACTAACTGGTTATAAATTGCAGGTTTAATTTGGCGATATTTTCTGTACACTGGCGATTAGCCTCGGTTGCGATCTATTTCACATTTTATTAACTAGGCTAGATTAATCGGCCCCGTGCATGTTCGACAGGGACGTCGGTATGCGGGTAAAGTTAACTGCAAACACTTCTGAATAGTATGTCAATTAGCCAGTGATCTAACCGGTGTAAAACGTTTTAACGTTTTAAGAAGAACGTAGGTCAAACCTTACGAAAAAAAGATTGCAATCCGAATGCTGCAAATACTGCGTCCAAAATAACAGTTGTgtttacttcagtcattttgcagtgtaactgcagtgACAGTGCTGTATAACTGCACTTAAACAAGCTAATTCTGCAATTACtgcgtccaaaataccacagtcgactgcagttactgcacttttacttcAGTTTCAAAACGGCAATCTTTTTTTGTTAGGGAAAACTAGTAAACATTTGTGGTTGTGGGAGCAGCGTGTATTCTAGCTGCTGCAAGTGCAAGACAAGAAAATACAAATTGGCGCTTACCATATTCTGCATGCAGATTCTTTCTCAGGCAATAGATGTTTCGTGTGGTAGCCAATCAACTGAATAGCTATCAAGTCTGTTGTTTCAAGTTGGCATCTCTCGGGACTTTGCAGAGAAGGCAGATTTTCGCTATGGCCACTGCAGAATGAACCACTGCCGCCTGCTCgttgtctctttccctctctgtgatTTGAACTGACTGCGTAGAGGTTAGCGAAGGGGGAGGcatagagagaagggagagaatcgAACCCGGCCTGTCCTGTGCTGGTGCTACGAGTATAAACTGGAACACTGGCGCCACTTAGTGGCagaatcaattcaattcaaggggctttattggcatgggaaacatgtgttaacattgccaaagcaagtgaggtagataatatacaaaagtgaaataaacaataaaaattaacagtaaacattacacatacagaagtttcaaaacaataaagacattacaaatgtcatattatatatatacagtgttttaacaatgtacaaatggttaaaggacacaatataaaataaataagcataaatatgggttgtatttgcaATGGTGTTTGTTGAATCATTAATTGACAGGCATTTGGGAAAGGATCATCTCTACATACTGTAGCATAGAGCAGGGGTTCCCTAATTCGGTCCCGAATCgcggcaaaggtaagaatctctggattaaatatctaatgttagctaaatttaGTCATTAATAAATTGGCTAAATTTCTTTACATTTACATTTCTGTGAGCTGTCTTGTgtaagttttaaattgacacaattcCTGTTAGCAAAGATGTCAGCTAGAGGTGACGTGCAGAAGCTGGCaaggatttgtagtcttgcatgatgtctactttgatgctaattcgCGTTTTCGattctgagagtaaatagagccaaatatattgataaaagtcaccttgtccgagagagtcTACACAAGACACAGCCAGTATTTCTAAAATTCCcgatgggaaaaatgaatggtggaaaaaaacGGTTGgaagcatttccctgtttgaccactaggggGTCCACACAATACACAACCTATGGAGATCCTATAGTTCACTATTCTATATGCTTTCTATGTAGTTCTATTACAAAACCTACCAACACACCCAAATAAAGTGGGATAAAGTTCCTAAGATTCTTAACAGTGTTgttccctggtgtgtgtgtgtgtgtgtgtgtgtgtgtgtgtgtgtgtgtgtgtgtgtgtgtgtgtgtgtgtgtgtgtgtgtgtgtgtgtgtgtgtgtgtgcagggcatAGGCTTGGACACTGGGTGGTTCGGAAGACTGGTGACCAGAGGCGAGTAAACAAGGTCAGGAACCCCCCTCCCCTGGTGTTCCTCactgacacacaaacatacgcacacgcacacaccagactaggctggtgggaggaactaTAAGAGGACAGGCTCGTTTTAATGAATGGAACAGAGTTAAACAtttggtttccatatgtttgatgtaggACCATTCCAGTCCAGTCTTAACAATGAGCCCCTCCTTCTGTAGCTCTTCCCACCAGcctgctctgacacacacacacacacacacacacacacacacacacacacacacacacacacacacacacacacacacacacacacacacacacagagtgtagctgtgtgtgtttcaTAATGGAGTGTTTCTGGTGAGGGTCAGTTCCAAGTCTGTTCTGAGCAGTCCTACACCCTCATGGTGCTGAACCAAGGCAAGGTCTACAACATTCAGATACGTCACCAAGGCAACATATAACACCTGGACACGTCGCGTGCgtcacaaaatacatttagaaatccacGTTAGTCAATTATTATTCCGTGTTAGCATACACATGCAATTAAACATTGGTCTATCTTTCAGGCACTTTTATCTAAAGGAGATTAGActttacaaacagatctgggtggAGGCTGTAGGGTTTAGTGGCTGTGCAAGGAGAAACCCCACCCACTTGTTGACTTGATGCTTTAACACATCATAAACTAACCAATGGGCCTTTCCATTCTATGCTGCAGCAGTTTCCCAGGAGTGAAGGAGATGATAgaccataccacacacacacctctgctgcTCATAAACATGGAGAGGACCTGGAGCACAGAGCCAGTGCTGCCTGCTgcaccctgcacctctctgacCAGAACCAGCAGTGCAggagacacagtgtgtgtgtgtggtagggagATGCACAATATGACATATGACATAAAGTAGCTTTTATTGTGTAGTATTCAATTCACAGTTGAAGGTTTATTTTTATGTTATAAGGTTAATGTTTGAAGTTGCACATCAAGTTAAATGTAGTGAAGTTGTATACTTTACACTGATCTTGATCTATCATTTTTCAGTTTTGATCATTCAACTCAGagaataaaggtaaaataaaataaatgtatgtttgGACTATTTCCTGTTGAGCCTATCCAGTTTtataacccacccacccacccacccacccactaatGCCACTGTTCTCTTCTCTTAATCTTCTCCTTCTTCACATTTCCATtttctccttcttcctcctccttttcctcccactcctcttctacctccccctcttcttcctcatcctcctcttctacccccctttttcctcctcctcttcctccccctcctctttgacttccccctcttcttcctccccctcttcctactcctcatctacctcctcctctttctcccctccactTCTACCTCCCCCCCTCATatacctcctcctctttctccccctcctcttctacctcttcctctacctccccctcctcatctaCCTCCTCTTCTACTTGtacctccccctcttcttcctcctcctattgttcctcctcctcttcttcttctacctcctcctcttcttcctcctctataTATTATTTTCCTTTACTTCGCCTTGTtcatcctctactcctcctctcctccctcactcctcagcCTGAGGTCCAGGCTTGGGCCAGGTCACCCCCTGGTCCATTCTGTTCAGAGAGGCCATCTTTTCTGGGTGTCTAAAGCACACGATCAGGTCACACTGTCTCAGCTGGGTCCGACCTGAGATACACAACAGAAGAACATTTAATATATCCCTGTTCAAACTAAATCCAATCCAATACAAAAGGAGAGCTCAATGATTTTCTTCTTATAGGAAACAAACAAGAAACCCCATAAGAGAATCAAGAGGGGAAATGTCTACCAGTTCATTATGTATAATAAGATACAGATGATAATCTCTGAGATTAAGATGTCATATTattgatgtgtcccaaatggtacactattccctatacactGCCCTACTTTTGATCAGGCTCCATAtgtctctggtcaaaactagtgcactatgtagggaatagggtgcctttttggGACATAGTCTCACTGTTGTAGTGATGAACGCTTGTTTGCCAACTATCCGTCTCCCTTGGCAGAGACACAGCTTCATGTCTTCACATCAAATCATCTCATAATCAGTCTGCCTGTCATAGCCTAGACACATCTCCCCATATCTAACACATCAACTGGGGACCCATCCTATCCAAAGGCCATCGATAAGCCACATGCCAAATTCTGAGACGTTGAACATCTGAACATCATGGTTGAATTGCACAGCGGTTCGTTGGATAGCGGGTCGAAATTCTACTTTGGACGCGCAGGAGGACGCATTTCAGAGTTAACACAACAGTTTCAAATGTGCTACCACATTTTACTGCGTGCAATCACATTTTACTGGGTGCTATCACATTTTACTGGGTGCTATCACATTTTACTGGGTGCTATCACATTTTACTGGGTGCTATCACATTTTACTGGGTGCTATCACATTTTACTGGGTGCTATCACATTTTACTGGGTGCTACCACATTTTACTGGGTGCTATCACATTTTACTGGGTGCTATCACATTTTACTGGGTGCTATCACATTTTACTGGGTGCTACCACATTTTACTGGGTGCTACCACATTTTACTGGGTGCTACCACATTTTACTGGGTGCTATCACATTTTACTGGGTGCTATCATATTTTACTGGGTGCTATCACATTTTACTGGGTGCTATCACATTTTACTGGGTGCTATCACATTTTACTGGGTGCTACCACATTTTACTGGGTGCTATCACATTTTACTGGGTGCTATCACATTTTACTGGGTGCTATCACATTTTACTGGGTGCTATCACATTTTACTGGGTGCTATCACATTTTACTGGGTGCTATCACATTTTACTGGGTGCTATCACATTTTACTGGGTGCTATCACATTTTACTGGGTGCTATCACATTTTACTGGGTGCTACCACATTTTACTGGGTGCTACCACATTTTACTGGGTGCTATCACATTTTACTGGGTGCTATCACATTTTACTGGGTGCTATCACATTTTACTGGGTGCTATCACATTTTACTGGGTGCTATCACATTTTACTGGGTGCTATCACATTTTACTGGGTGCTATCACATTTTACTGGGTGCTATCACATTTTACTGGGTGCTATCACATTTCTTTCCCCACACGGAGGCGCCAGGTTCTAACAAAGCAACAAAGATACAGCTGAACCCTTTCATGTGACTGAGATGCCAAAAATACACTTTACAAAGTTATGGCAACAACAGACACATttgagggagagaagaaagacaTATTTATAATGTTCCCCATCAACGCGGGCTCTAGAATTCAATAGCAATCTAGCCAACTATTTAGGTTCAGTgaacaggcatttggaaattgtatAGGCCGATTATCATCAATCATACACGTTTCAAGAAATGTATAtttaattagattttttattttcttcacaACACAAAAATGGAATAAAACGCTTACTAAGAGTATGGGTGTATATTCCTTTGGAGAGAGGGAGCCTGAAGAAACTGGTTGACAGACACTCCTGTCAGAATCCTTACCTGGCTAAACAACCAATCAGGAGAAATGGGTGTTGCAAGGGAAACAGATAAAACCTGtgcaacagttgacagtgctgaCAGAGCGAGGGCAAAGAGTAAACAGGTAGAGGTAGatgtgtaaagagagagagagagagagagacacacacacacacacaaagagagtgTACGACAgatgagagcgaaagagagagagaccccgtGGGCACAACTCAGACACTGAAACAATCATCTTCCAAGGACCAGAACaacacaggtgagagagagacaagagattcTGACCATGGCGTCGTTCGAACCTCAGGGCCAGTCTCCTCCTTGCTGTGGCCCCCAGTTCCCCAGCTTGGGCCAGGAACCTCCAGAACTCAGCATGTACAGTGACTGCTACTACCCTCCTCCATCGCTCCCCAGCCCCCAGCGCACCTCCGACACCTCCTACGACTACAGCACCTCCTCCCCCAACCCTTACCTGTGGTTCAACGGATCCGGCATCAACGCTCCCCCTTACTTGGCCACCGCCGGGCCTCCAGGTAACCCCGGGCCCCCCTTCGTCCCCCAGCACTATGGAATGCAGAGGCCCTACCTGGGGTCCAGCGGGGCGGGGGTCCCTGGGGGGGAGCTGAGCTGGTTCTCTCTGCCCTCACAGGAAGACCTGATGAAGCTGGTACGCCCGCCCTACTCCTACTCTGCCCTCATCGCCATGGCGATCCACGGTGCCCCGGAGCGGCGGCTGACCCTGAGTCAGATCTACCAGTACGTGGCCGATAACTTCCCCTTCTACAACAAGAGCAAGGCTGGCTGGCAGAACTCGATCAGGCACAACCTGTCACTTAACGACTGCTTTAAGAAGGTCCCCAGAGACGAGGACGATCCTGGTAAGACTAACTACATTATGTGTTTGTTTTACAAAAAGCCCACAAAATAAAATAACCAATCAATCTAAGGTATGACAGTACTTGATGGTTGAATTATTCATTTTGAATCTAACCTTggcacccagaaccaaatctgTCATGACAGACAAATGTGAATCTGCTGTTAATATTTCGTCATGTCAAAATTCTACTTTAGTTGTGATGTGTCTTTACTTTAAGTAGCCATTGTGACTTGTCTTTAGAGTGTGTAACAGTCTAGTGCTAGAACAGCTTTAGAGTGTGTAACAGTCTAGTGATTGAACAGCTTGTCTTTAGAGTGTGTAACAGTCTAGTGATAGAACAGCTTTAGTGTGTAACAGTCTAGTGATTGAACAGCTTGTCTTTAGAGTGTGTAACAGTCTAGTGACAGAACAGCTTTAGTGTGTAACAGTCTAGTGATTGAACAGCTTGTCTTTAGAGTGTGTAACAGTCTAGTGATTGAACAGCTTGTCTTTAGAGTGTGTAACAGTCTAG
Above is a genomic segment from Oncorhynchus kisutch isolate 150728-3 linkage group LG19, Okis_V2, whole genome shotgun sequence containing:
- the LOC109910202 gene encoding forkhead box protein I1-ema-like isoform X2: MASFEPQGQSPPCCGPQFPSLGQEPPELSMYSDCYYPPPSLPSPQRTSDTSYDYSTSSPNPYLWFNGSGINAPPYLATAGPPGNPGPPFVPQHYGMQRPYLGSSGAGVPGGELSWFSLPSQEDLMKLVRPPYSYSALIAMAIHGAPERRLTLSQIYQYVADNFPFYNKSKAGWQNSIRHNLSLNDCFKKVPRDEDDPGKGNYWTLDPNCEKMFDNGNFRRKRKRKSDSLSGGEGESVGLESGDPNDRGSPPPPSNHGINMSPTTERISSPSSSGTAPCLSSFLSEMSGVASGGANVIGGDSLNHALPITLTLDGTQRPTQPGGFGSYCPSSGASEWASQLPPPPGLSSSPTHSSLGYSSPILSQFNGHFYPGLGSASILYPREGTEV